From the archaeon BMS3Bbin15 genome, one window contains:
- the bamHIM gene encoding modification methylase BamHI, translating into METNKIYNEDCVEGMKKRIPDNSVDLIITDPPFNIGKQYNSPYKDKKSKEEYIEWCKKWLSECIRILKLGGSLYLFNYPENNAYLMPFLDEHLLFKRWMTWHYPTNTGHSKYNFTRTQHSILFYIKAKKQSDCTFNKDAIAEPYRNPTDKRIKKLIEKGSKGKTPYDVFKFDYNGEDIIEMNIVKNVNKDKTEHVCQLPVKLIDIFVKASSNKNEVVFDPFMGSGTVAVSAKKNRRKYLGFELSPVYNKIIEQRLKNTLQEVRLSDFKN; encoded by the coding sequence ATGGAAACCAACAAAATTTACAATGAGGATTGTGTAGAGGGAATGAAAAAAAGAATTCCTGACAACTCGGTAGACTTAATTATTACAGATCCTCCTTTCAATATTGGTAAACAATATAACAGCCCATATAAAGATAAAAAATCAAAAGAAGAATATATAGAATGGTGTAAGAAATGGCTTTCAGAATGTATAAGAATATTGAAGTTAGGAGGTAGCCTTTATCTTTTTAACTATCCAGAAAATAATGCTTATCTGATGCCTTTCTTGGATGAACATCTTCTATTTAAGCGTTGGATGACATGGCATTATCCAACAAATACAGGTCATTCTAAGTATAATTTCACAAGAACACAACATAGTATTTTATTTTATATTAAAGCAAAAAAGCAAAGTGATTGCACATTTAATAAAGATGCAATTGCAGAACCTTATAGAAATCCAACTGATAAACGAATTAAAAAATTAATTGAAAAAGGATCAAAAGGAAAAACACCTTACGACGTTTTTAAGTTTGATTATAATGGTGAAGACATTATTGAGATGAATATTGTGAAGAATGTAAACAAAGATAAAACCGAGCATGTTTGCCAATTACCTGTAAAGTTAATTGATATTTTTGTTAAAGCAAGTTCAAACAAAAATGAGGTCGTTTTTGACCCATTTATGGGTTCTGGAACTGTTGCAGTTTCTGCTAAAAAAAACAGAAGAAAATATCTTGGTTTTGAACTTTCTCCTGTTTACAACAAAATTATTGAACAACGACTAAAAAATACCCTTCAAGAAGTAAGATTATCAGACTTTAAAAATTAA
- a CDS encoding 50S ribosomal protein L35Ae, with product MKGRILAFRQSRRVSNPRYAVVKPSIEGNYIGRKVVYTTLTGKKIAGKVRKHHGNALLVCFSRGLPGLALGSDVEFIPSSKAEEKS from the coding sequence ATGAAAGGAAGAATACTGGCCTTCAGGCAAAGCAGACGGGTGAGCAATCCACGCTATGCGGTTGTGAAACCTTCAATTGAAGGAAACTACATTGGCAGGAAGGTAGTGTACACCACGCTGACAGGAAAAAAGATAGCCGGCAAGGTCAGAAAACACCACGGCAATGCACTGCTGGTATGCTTCTCCCGCGGGCTTCCTGGGCTGGCACTGGGGAGTGATGTGGAGTTCATACCGTCATCAAAAGCCGAAGAGAAATCTTAG